In Oryza sativa Japonica Group chromosome 3, ASM3414082v1, one DNA window encodes the following:
- the LOC136355571 gene encoding uncharacterized protein, with the protein MTSKGIDRPAERTFQSIYSWLLRGFRIDQEVYTMSVSVVVSRAIEGYFWELMPMDSTAAWRRYVEMAFERSWPLVIFVSVQEKDTNVSMQTEDVEGPSNAGDVVGPSMQNEENQPREEQAMGMADEGERVGIIVDEMEREDSDNEQAEDDASSDEEGDVMATDWANEDFSGLVISEGDHVPWEYKEYEVIEGARYAHKDEMKEAVKHWAVSLQREFRVVKSTNYVYEVRCMKEDCPWRVHAYKGKWNDYWKVSIVTEHKCYLQGVEKYHRNITSAFVASEMYSSVVGNIGFEPKSIIRHIENKFKYTISYAKAWRAKQKIIEMRYGTFEASYDNLPRLLATIAQRNNNTYYDLHTFTSVEDRTKSVLQRAFFSLGACINAFVHCRPVLCIDGTFMTGKYRGQILTAIGCDGNNQVLPMAFAFVESENTESWYWFLERVHIAVVRMRPNVCLIHDRHAGMLRAIDYLQNGWDEKGLPAKWPDVRSRWCMRHMGANFYKQFKNKHLMELFKRLCAQNQEKKFNELWDKLDELTTKQTDEQSRRPQVEGDEPPIPLGALHDDPPTMRRRSGSAIRNFSQWIENEPKEKWALLFDTDGSRYGIMTTNLAEVYNWVMRGVRVLPLVAIVEFILHGTQAYFRDRYKKIGPSMADNNIVFGNVVTKYMEDKIKKARRHRVVAQGTQVHRYEIMCVDRSRRGIYRKQAVQECVLKADGGCTCSCMKPKLHHLPCSHVLAAAGDCGISPNVYVSNYFRKEAIFHTWSEEIYGFGISGSYTTLSAQVFYIPDPSKFRVKKGRRQTRRIRNDMDESEAGGRTLRCSKCDLRGHTYKTCPKNAEVPSGADASLSGQASDGRRPPGEGTTSRRARPRRRRAAGDSMV; encoded by the coding sequence atgacatctaagggcatcgataggcctgcggagagaacatttcagtcaatttatagttggttgttgagaggatttagaatagaccaagaagtctacacaatgtcagtatctgttgtagtgagtcgtgcaatagaaggttatttttgggaactaatgccgatggacagcactgctgcttggagacggtatgtggaaatggcttttgaacggtcatggcccctcgttatatttgtgtcggtacaagagaaagatacaaatgtttcaatgcaaaccgaagatgtggagggtcctagcaatgcaggggatgttgttggaccatcgatgcaaaatgaggaaaatcaaccaagggaggagcaggccatgggcatggcggatgagggggagagagtcggtataattgttgatgaaatggagagggaagattcggataatgagcaagcggaggacgacgcatcatccgatgaggaaggtgatgtaatggccactgattgggcaaatgaggacttctctggtcttgttatatcagagggtgatcatgtaccctgggagtataaggagtacgaggtaattgagggtgcaaggtatgctcataaggatgagatgaaggaggcggtgaagcattgggcagtttcattgcagagagagtttagggtggtcaagtcaacaaattatgtgtatgaagtgaggtgcatgaaggaagattgtccgtggcgtgtccatgcatataagggtaaatggaatgattattggaaagttagcattgtgaccgagcacaagtgctacttacaaggggtggagaagtatcaccgaaacatcacttcagcttttgtggcaagtgagatgtacagcagtgttgttggtaacattggctttgaaccaaaatcaattattaggcacatcgagaacaaattcaagtacaccataagctatgcaaaggcctggagagccaaacaaaagatcattgagatgaggtatggcacatttgaagcttcttatgataatttgcctcgtttgttagccaccattgcccagaggaataataatacttactatgacctacatacatttacatcggttgaagatagaacaaagagtgtgctgcaaagagcctttttctcattgggtgcttgcatcaatgcttttgtgcattgtcgacctgttctatgcatagatggaacttttatgacaggtaaataccgaggtcagatattgacagcaattgggtgtgatgggaacaaccaggttctacctatggcttttgcatttgtagagagtgagaacactgaaagctggtactggttcctagagagagtgcacattgcagtggtgcgtatgaggcccaacgtttgccttatacatgatcgtcatgcgggtatgttgcgggctattgactacttgcagaacggttgggatgagaagggacttccagctaagtggcctgatgttcggagtcggtggtgcatgcgtcacatgggtgcaaatttctacaagcaattcaagaacaagcatcttatggagctctttaagaggctctgtgcacagaaccaagagaagaaatttaatgagttgtgggacaagttggatgagttgacaacgaagcaaacagatgagcaatctcgcagaccacaagttgaaggtgacgagcctcccatacctcttggtgcattacatgatgacccaccaacaatgagaaggaggtcagggtcggccatcagaaatttctctcagtggattgagaatgagcctaaggagaagtgggctctattgttcgacaccgatggatctcggtatggcataatgacaaccaatttggcagaggtgtacaactgggtaatgcgaggagttcgggtacttccattggttgctattgttgaattcatccttcacggcacgcaagcctactttagggatcgatacaagaaaattggtccgtccatggccgataacaacatagtgtttggcaacgtagtgacaaagtacatggaagataaaatcaaaaaggcacggagacatagagttgttgctcaaggcacacaagtgcatcggtatgaaataatgtgtgttgataggagcaggcgtggtatctatcgcaagcaagccgtgcaggaatgtgtcttgaaggcggatggtggatgtacctgcagttgtatgaagccgaagcttcatcaccttccttgctcacacgttcttgctgctgccggtgattgtggcatatctcccaatgtgtacgtctcaaattatttcaggaaagaagcaatctttcatacatggagtgaggagatatatgggttcgggatctcaggatcttacacaacgctgagtgcccaagttttttatattccagatccatctaagtttagggtgaaaaagggtcgacgccaaactagacgcatcagaaatgatatggatgagtcagaagcaggtgggaggactttacgctgcagcaagtgtgatctgcgcggccatacttacaagacatgcccgaagaatgcagaagttccaagcggcgcagatgctagtctatctggacaggcaagtgatggtaggcgaccacctggtgaaggaacaacaagcaggcgcgcaaggccaaggcgtcgtcgcgcagcaggcgattccatggtgtaa
- the LOC136355874 gene encoding uncharacterized protein: MERLQLPNPILRLWNRYFFPLSEHKILSVDKSGCSLLFDANTRHLVTMPFLNKPKRDPISLFVPNGDGDDGGSIFVMDRVPKPEIGSRAQTSDQFEAFIYRKNFVDCQLLPPPPYLRDYKHCERRHKINAYAVVDGGSQICISVEDVGTYCLDTASHTWSQVGDWTLPFDAKLEYVPELKLWFGFSAGAQHFAASDLSSMDCQSQPQLVGPWKELEPPMEWRETYDSQLVNLGSGRFCIARFFQTKREGCYDEDDVYLWQDVTALTGVEVKPYVHDGSYSGSGSGSRNGEVKLEMHTHKSLCHMTERFGIDDVL; encoded by the coding sequence ATGGAGCGGCTTCAGCTTCCGAATCCGATCTTGCGCCTGTGGAATAGATACTTCTTTCCGCTCTCAGAGCACAAGATACTCAGCGTGGACAAGTCCGGGTGCTCCTTGCTCTTTGATGCCAACACACGCCACTTGGTGACCATGCCATTCCTTAACAAGCCCAAACGGGATCCCATCTCCCTCTTCGTCCCAAACGGTGATGGTGACGATGGCGGCAGCATCTTTGTCATGGACAGGGTTCCAAAACCAGAGATAGGCAGCCGCGCGCAAACCAGCGATCAATTCGAGGCCTTCATCTATCGCAAGAATTTTGTCGACTGCCAActcctcccgccaccgccaTACCTCCGTGATTACAAGCACTGTGAGAGGCGCCACAAGATCAATGCTTATGCTGTGGTCGATGGCGGCTCACAGATATGCATATCTGTGGAGGACGTTGGCACCTATTGCCTTGACACGGCGAGCCACACTTGGAGCCAAGTCGGCGACTGGACATTGCCCTTCGACGCCAAGCTCGAGTATGTACCTGAGCTCAAGCTCTGGTTTGGTTTCTCTGCTGGTGCCCAGCACTTTGCTGCTTCTGACCTCTCCTCCATGGATTGTCAGTCCCAGCCACAGCTAGTTGGTCCTTGGAAGGAGCTTGAACCACCCATGGAATGGCGGGAAACGTATGATTCTCAACTTGTCAATCTGGGCTCTGGCAGGTTTTGCATCGCAAGGTTCTTCCAAACTAAGCGAGAGGGCTGTTATGACGAAGACGATGTATATCTTTGGCAGGATGTTACGGCCTTGACCGGTGTGGAGGTAAAGCCGTATGTGCACGATGGCAGTTAcagtggcagtggcagtggcagcAGGAATGGCGAAGTAAAACTTGAAATGCACACTCACAAGTCGCTGTGTCACATGACTGAGAGATTTGGTATAGATGATGTATTATGA